A window from Argopecten irradians isolate NY chromosome 3, Ai_NY, whole genome shotgun sequence encodes these proteins:
- the LOC138318358 gene encoding protein cornichon homolog 4-like isoform X2, translated as MGLDSLLFIFSVIDEGALLFLVVYFVITLSDLECDYLNATSCCSKLNKWVLPELVAQCVLAFFLLVTGHWILFLMYAPVTAWMVFKFVTKPSGNIGLYDPTEIHNRHQLKTYLKENLIKLGSHLIFFFVFLYWMIYSLIKGL; from the exons ATGGGGCTAGATTCATTGCTTTTCATCTTCTCTGTGATCGACGAAGGAGCACTGCTCTTTCTCGTGGTGTATTTT GTTATTACATTGTCTGATTTAGAGTGTGACTATCTGAATGCCACATCATGCTGCTCAAAGCTTAACAag TGGGTGTTACCAGAACTAGTAGCCCAGTGTGTACTTGCCTTTTTCCTGCTGGTGACAGGTCACTGGATCTTATTCCTAATGTACGCACCTGTTACAGCATGGATGGTGTTTAA ATTTGTGACAAAGCCATCAGGAAATATAGGTCTCTATGACCCTACAGAGATACACAATAGACACCAGCTGAAAACATACCTAAAAGAAAACCTCATCAAATTGGGCTCACACCTTATCTTCTTTTTTGTTTTCCTGTATTG GATGATATACTCCTTGATTAAAGGACTTTGA
- the LOC138318358 gene encoding protein cornichon homolog 4-like isoform X1 produces MGLDSLLFIFSVIDEGALLFLVVYFVITLSDLECDYLNATSCCSKLNKWVLPELVAQCVLAFFLLVTGHWILFLMYAPVTAWMVFKFVTKPSGNIGLYDPTEIHNRHQLKTYLKENLIKLGSHLIFFFVFLYWMIISLLTNEVTGAFGSQAGILANMPDVQSAQEVMDIIDE; encoded by the exons ATGGGGCTAGATTCATTGCTTTTCATCTTCTCTGTGATCGACGAAGGAGCACTGCTCTTTCTCGTGGTGTATTTT GTTATTACATTGTCTGATTTAGAGTGTGACTATCTGAATGCCACATCATGCTGCTCAAAGCTTAACAag TGGGTGTTACCAGAACTAGTAGCCCAGTGTGTACTTGCCTTTTTCCTGCTGGTGACAGGTCACTGGATCTTATTCCTAATGTACGCACCTGTTACAGCATGGATGGTGTTTAA ATTTGTGACAAAGCCATCAGGAAATATAGGTCTCTATGACCCTACAGAGATACACAATAGACACCAGCTGAAAACATACCTAAAAGAAAACCTCATCAAATTGGGCTCACACCTTATCTTCTTTTTTGTTTTCCTGTATTG GATGATCATCAGTCTCTTGACCAACGAGGTTACGGGAGCGTTTGGTTCACAGGCTGGTATCCTGGCCAATATGCCAGACGTACAGAGTGCACAGGAGGTTATGGATATCATTGACGAATGA
- the LOC138318357 gene encoding WD repeat-containing protein 26-like has translation MQANGCPQHNGATEIATTSQQNGTCSSLTNGDLDKPSPPKSMSQTDQDIVRLIVQHLRGLGLNQTAEQLISESGCMLEHPAAAKLRSHVMNGEWAKAEVNLEELKTLIDSPQGISKMKFLLLEQKYLELLEDGREMDALQCLRHELTPLKFNTERVHILSGYMMCCNPEDLRETAEWQGRGTESRTKLVEKLQSFLPPTVMLPPRRLLTLLNQAVEMQKDKCPYHNTKFDSNLDAVSLLIDHVCSREQFPSTTIQILNEHCDEVWFCRFSPDGTKLATGSKDGSLIIWELDMVTYELTRIKSLDSHSYGVSYIAWSPDGTHIIACGPDDCSDLWLWNAESGDLRVKMSQSPEDSLTTAAWQPDGKKFVTGGTRGQFYQCDLDGNMLDSWEGVRVQCMACQTDGKSVLAADTHHRIRGYNFDELTDYNIIQEDHPVMSFTLNETGRLALLNVATQGVHLWDLKDRCLVRKFQGVTQGFYTIHSCFGGLNQDFIASGSEDHKVYIWHLRREVPIAVLEGHTRTVNCVHWNPKVPGIIASASDDGTVRIWGPIDKVKIGNGAESGRSTPV, from the exons ATGCAGGCTAATGGCTGCCCCCAGCACAATGGAGCGACTGAGATAGCAACAACTTCCCAACAAAATGGAACGTGTTCCTCTCTCACGAACGGGGATTTAGACAAACCTTCACCTCCCAAATCAATGTCACAAACTGACCAAGATATCGTCCGATTGATTGTGCAGCATTTGAGAGGACTTGGTTTGAA CCAAACTGCTGAACAACTTATTTCTGAATCAGGATGTATGTTGGAGCATCCTGCTGCTGCCAAACTTCGTTCACATGTAATGAACGGAGAATGGGCAAAG GCAGAAGTAAATCTAGAAGAACTCAAAACTTTGATTGACAGCCCACAAGGAATTTCT AAAATGAAGTTCCTGTTACTAGAACAGAAGTATCTGGAGCTGTTAGAAGATGGACGGGAGATGGATGCTTTACAGTGTCTCCGGCATGAATTAACTCCCCTTAAATTTAACACAGAAAGGGTCCATATCTTGTCAGG GTACATGATGTGTTGTAACCCTGAGGATTTACGAGAAACAGCTGAGTGGCAGGGAAGGGGTACAGAGTCAAGGACAAAGCTTGTGGAGAAGCTTcaat CATTCTTGCCACCAACTGTGATGTTACCGCCTCGTCGGTTGCTGACATTACTGAATCAAGCTGTTGAGATGCAGAAAGACAAATGTCCTTATCATAATACAAAGTTTGACAGCAACCTTGATGCTGTCTCTCTCTTGATAGATCATGTCTGTAGCAG AGAGCAGTTCCCGTCCACTACCATCCAGATTCTCAACGAACACTGTGATGAAGTGTGGTTCTGTCGGTTCTCTCCTGACGGTACTAAACTTGCTACAGGTTCTAAAGATGGCTCACTGATCATATGGGAACTAGACATG GTGACCTATGAGCTGACACGAATTAAGAGTCTAGACAGTCATTCCTATGGGGTATCCTACATTGCCTGGAGCCCTGATGGTACACACATCATAGCATGTGGTCCAGATGATTGTTCTGATCTCTGGCTCTGGAATGCAGAG TCTGGAGACTTGAGAGTAAAGATGAGCCAAAGCCCAGAAGATAGCTTAACCACAGCTGCCTGGCAACCAGACGGCAAAAAGTTTGTCACGGGAGGCACCAGGGGACAGTTTTATCAATGT GACCTTGATGGTAACATGCTGGATTCCTGGGAAGGTGTACGGGTCCAATGTATGGCCTGTCAGACTGACGGGAAGAGTGTCTTGGCCGCGGACACACATCACAGAATACGAGGCTACAACTTTGACGAACTCACAGACTATAACAT AATTCAAGAAGATCATCCCGTTATGTCTTTCACTCTTAATGAAACGGGGAGATTAGCATTACTGAACGTAGCAACTCAG GGAGTACATTTATGGGATCTAAAAGATAGGTGCTTAGTTAGGAAATTTCAAGGCGTTACACAAGGATTTTACACAATACACTCGTGCTTTGGAGGTCTGAATCAGGACTTCATCGCAAGTGGAAGTGAAG ATcacaaagtatatatatggcaTTTACGAAGAGAAGTGCCAATAGCTGTGTTAGAAGGACATACAAGAACTGTTAATTGTGTTCACTGGAACCCCAAAGTGCCTGGGATCATAGCAAGTGCTTCAGACGATGGCACTGTTCGAATTTGGGGACCTATCGATAAAGTCAAAATAG GTAATGGTGCCGAGTCAGGACGGAGTACGCCTGTATAG